In Methanothermobacter sp. K4, one genomic interval encodes:
- a CDS encoding ribosome assembly factor SBDS, giving the protein MVSLEDAVIARLESHGERFEILVDPDLAAEFRREDSDVSVEDVLAVQEVFRDARKGDKASEEAMRKVFETADPLEVTPIILQRGTIQLTAEQRRQMIEDKRRKIISKIAREAINPQNGLPHPPKRIEKAMEEARVHVDPFKTVDEQVNIVLKAIRTKIPIKFEKVTVAIKIPGERAGPAYGVISSFGKIKNEEWQSDGSWIAVVEIPGGLQDSFYQKINELTGGNVETRIIK; this is encoded by the coding sequence ATGGTCAGCCTTGAAGATGCGGTTATCGCCCGGCTAGAATCCCATGGCGAGCGATTCGAAATTCTAGTGGACCCTGACCTGGCAGCTGAATTCCGGAGAGAAGATTCAGACGTCAGTGTGGAGGATGTACTGGCAGTCCAGGAGGTCTTCAGGGACGCCAGAAAGGGTGATAAGGCATCTGAGGAGGCCATGAGGAAGGTCTTTGAAACAGCGGATCCTCTTGAGGTAACACCCATAATACTTCAGAGGGGGACAATACAGCTCACTGCAGAGCAGAGAAGACAGATGATAGAGGATAAACGCAGAAAAATCATCAGTAAGATTGCACGTGAAGCTATAAACCCCCAGAATGGACTTCCTCATCCTCCAAAGAGGATTGAAAAGGCTATGGAGGAAGCAAGGGTTCACGTTGATCCATTCAAAACAGTTGATGAGCAGGTCAACATTGTCCTGAAGGCCATAAGGACCAAGATCCCCATAAAGTTCGAGAAGGTCACCGTTGCCATAAAGATACCCGGCGAAAGGGCAGGTCCAGCCTACGGTGTGATATCCAGTTTCGGGAAAATAAAGAATGAGGAATGGCAGAGTGACGGGTCATGGATAGCGGTGGTTGAGATACCGGGGGGTCTTCAGGATAGTTTCTACCAGAAAATCAATGAACTCACCGGCGGTAACGTTGAGACCAGGATTATCAAGTAA
- the psmA gene encoding archaeal proteasome endopeptidase complex subunit alpha, producing the protein MQPLQSAGYDRAITVFSPDGRLFQVEYAREAVKRGTTSLGVKSKEGIVLVVDKRPTSKLVEPKSIEKIFQIDEHIGAATSGLVADARAIIEKARLEAQINRITYNEPIRVESLAKKICDMKQMYTQHGGVRPFGTALIIGGVNGKGCRLFETDPSGALIEYKATAIGAGRPAAMEEFEKKYTDDMNLNQAIELALDAVYEATEGKTTPESVEIAVIEAADKKYRRLPDDEIRDHVEELLIRKEKEEEE; encoded by the coding sequence ATGCAACCACTTCAAAGCGCAGGATATGATAGGGCCATTACGGTATTCAGCCCTGATGGCAGACTATTCCAGGTGGAGTATGCAAGGGAAGCAGTTAAGAGAGGAACCACTTCTCTTGGAGTAAAATCAAAGGAAGGAATAGTTCTTGTCGTGGACAAGAGGCCTACAAGTAAACTGGTTGAGCCAAAATCCATAGAAAAGATATTCCAGATAGATGAACACATAGGGGCCGCAACATCTGGACTGGTGGCAGATGCAAGGGCCATAATTGAAAAGGCGAGACTCGAGGCCCAGATAAACAGGATAACCTACAATGAACCCATAAGGGTTGAAAGCCTTGCCAAGAAGATATGCGACATGAAACAGATGTACACCCAGCATGGAGGTGTCAGGCCATTTGGAACAGCCCTCATAATAGGTGGTGTAAACGGGAAGGGCTGCAGACTCTTTGAAACAGACCCCAGCGGGGCCCTCATAGAGTACAAGGCCACAGCCATAGGAGCCGGCAGACCAGCGGCCATGGAGGAATTTGAGAAGAAATACACCGATGACATGAATCTGAACCAGGCAATAGAACTGGCCCTTGATGCGGTCTATGAGGCAACAGAGGGGAAAACAACACCTGAAAGTGTTGAGATAGCTGTTATAGAAGCCGCAGATAAAAAGTACAGAAGGCTTCCTGACGATGAGATCAGGGACCATGTTGAGGAACTCCTGATCAGGAAGGAAAAGGAGGAAGAGGAGTAA
- a CDS encoding KEOPS complex subunit Pcc1, with protein sequence MGLRRIQGFIDISTGNPESASVVYRAVKPEFMDSPSRRSSVSMNLEDDRITIKISARDPASFRAALNSSLRWVRLSMDMMKLVPPNQQDS encoded by the coding sequence GTGGGTCTTAGGAGAATTCAGGGATTCATAGACATATCCACAGGAAACCCTGAATCCGCTTCAGTGGTTTACAGGGCAGTTAAGCCGGAGTTCATGGATTCACCATCCAGGAGGTCTTCAGTTTCAATGAACCTTGAGGATGACAGGATAACCATAAAAATCAGTGCCCGGGACCCGGCATCATTCAGGGCAGCCCTAAATTCATCCCTCCGCTGGGTGAGGCTCTCAATGGATATGATGAAGCTTGTTCCTCCCAATCAACAGGATTCGTGA
- the rrp42 gene encoding exosome complex protein Rrp42 — protein sequence MVNKMDIIPEITRKSITDLINNKERIDGRSLHEFRDISIETGVISKAEGSSRVKLGNTQIIVGVKPQIGEPFPDTPEMGVILTNSELLPMASPTFEPGPPDERSVELSRVVDRCIRESQMIDLEKLCIIEGSKVWMLFLDLHIIDYDGNLFDAAVLATVAALLDTRIPAAEVKDGEVLVDRENMQPLPINRKALMCTFAKIGDEIILDPSLEEEDILTARLSIGVTEDGSICAMQKGGEGALTRDDVLRAVSIAREKVPQLIEYLDKSMAP from the coding sequence ATGGTGAATAAAATGGATATAATACCTGAAATTACAAGAAAAAGCATAACAGACCTTATAAATAACAAGGAGCGAATTGACGGAAGGTCACTCCATGAGTTCAGGGACATATCCATTGAAACAGGGGTGATATCCAAGGCTGAGGGTTCCTCACGGGTCAAACTCGGCAATACACAGATAATAGTTGGTGTAAAGCCACAGATAGGCGAGCCATTCCCGGACACCCCTGAGATGGGGGTGATACTCACAAACTCCGAACTTCTACCAATGGCATCACCAACCTTTGAGCCAGGACCCCCCGATGAGCGTTCGGTTGAACTCTCAAGGGTTGTTGACCGCTGCATAAGGGAGAGTCAGATGATAGACCTTGAAAAGCTCTGCATAATAGAGGGCAGCAAGGTCTGGATGCTCTTCCTGGACCTCCACATAATCGACTACGACGGCAACCTCTTTGATGCAGCGGTACTTGCCACTGTGGCAGCGCTCCTCGATACAAGGATCCCTGCTGCTGAGGTTAAGGATGGTGAGGTCCTGGTTGACAGGGAAAACATGCAGCCACTCCCCATCAACAGAAAGGCCCTCATGTGCACCTTTGCAAAGATTGGTGATGAGATAATCCTTGACCCCTCCCTGGAGGAGGAGGACATACTCACCGCCAGGCTGTCCATAGGGGTGACAGAGGATGGCTCAATATGCGCCATGCAGAAGGGTGGTGAGGGTGCCCTCACAAGGGATGATGTCCTGAGGGCAGTTTCCATTGCAAGGGAGAAGGTGCCCCAGCTCATTGAGTACCTTGATAAGTCAATGGCACCCTGA
- a CDS encoding 50S ribosomal protein L15e codes for MYKYVKDAWKNPKDSYVRELMWERAPKWRRDPVIKRIERPTRIDRARSLGYRAKPGYIIVRTRVRRGSQRKTRFKAGRRPKRMGVKKITTAKSIKRIAEERVARKYPNMEVLNSYWVWEDGKYKFYEVILVDPNHPAIKNDPKINWICEKQHRGRVFRGLTSEGKKNRGLRNRGKGAEKVR; via the coding sequence ATGTACAAATATGTTAAAGATGCATGGAAGAATCCAAAGGACTCCTATGTAAGGGAGCTTATGTGGGAAAGGGCCCCAAAATGGAGAAGGGACCCTGTAATTAAAAGGATTGAAAGGCCAACAAGAATAGACCGTGCAAGATCACTTGGTTACAGGGCGAAACCCGGATACATAATCGTGAGGACACGTGTAAGGCGCGGTAGCCAGAGAAAAACCAGGTTCAAGGCAGGTAGAAGGCCCAAGAGAATGGGTGTTAAGAAGATCACAACTGCAAAGAGCATAAAGAGGATCGCAGAGGAAAGGGTTGCAAGGAAATACCCCAACATGGAGGTCCTCAACTCATACTGGGTCTGGGAGGACGGAAAATACAAGTTCTATGAGGTCATCCTTGTTGACCCAAACCATCCTGCAATAAAGAATGACCCCAAAATAAACTGGATCTGCGAAAAACAGCACAGAGGACGGGTGTTCAGGGGCCTCACAAGTGAAGGTAAGAAGAACAGGGGCCTCAGAAACAGGGGTAAAGGGGCTGAAAAGGTAAGGTAA
- a CDS encoding DNA-directed RNA polymerase subunit P translates to MYRCAQCGTLIDPKKYMENKCPRCRYRILFKEVPPVKRTIRAR, encoded by the coding sequence TTGTACCGCTGCGCCCAGTGCGGAACCCTTATCGACCCCAAGAAGTACATGGAGAATAAGTGCCCCAGGTGCAGGTACAGGATCCTCTTCAAGGAGGTGCCTCCTGTTAAGAGGACCATAAGGGCACGGTAG
- the rpl37A gene encoding 50S ribosomal protein L37Ae produces MARTKKVGITGRFGPRYGRKAKRAVKKIEEEMKRKHVCPSCDRPGVKRESRGIWKCRKCGAVFTGGAYLPVTPMGKTAARNIKRIVGGK; encoded by the coding sequence ATGGCAAGAACAAAGAAAGTTGGTATTACAGGACGTTTCGGTCCACGTTACGGTCGTAAAGCTAAAAGAGCTGTTAAGAAGATTGAAGAAGAGATGAAGAGGAAGCACGTATGCCCCAGCTGTGACAGGCCAGGTGTTAAAAGGGAGAGCAGGGGCATATGGAAGTGCAGAAAGTGTGGCGCTGTATTCACAGGCGGCGCGTACCTGCCTGTAACCCCGATGGGTAAAACAGCGGCCCGTAACATCAAGAGGATAGTTGGAGGTAAGTAG
- the rrp4 gene encoding exosome complex RNA-binding protein Rrp4 yields MLLVNEKDLVVPGQVLAENDYHPGRGTFKEGKKICSSFVGLVSVRNKKINVIPLQSKYIPKRGDVVIGEITDIRFSMWGLDINSPYSGLLPASEVFGKEKRELGNVFDIGDVLLLRVVDVDEVKKVKLGLKGRGLGKFRDGILVYITPTKVPRLIGKRGSMINMVKEKTHCDIVVGQNGVVWIKGEPDMERIAERVILMIDREAHTSGLTDRVRELLDRLTGAEPTTGDEDDGSEVVEGEAPVEDAEELKEETENPENTEEDEEELSEGEESGHEEVEDENNSEEPR; encoded by the coding sequence GTGTTACTCGTAAATGAAAAGGACCTGGTTGTTCCAGGTCAGGTTCTGGCAGAGAATGATTACCACCCGGGCAGGGGGACCTTCAAAGAGGGTAAAAAAATATGTTCATCATTTGTTGGACTTGTTTCTGTCAGAAATAAGAAGATAAATGTGATACCACTTCAGAGCAAATACATCCCCAAGAGGGGAGATGTGGTGATCGGCGAGATCACGGATATAAGGTTCTCAATGTGGGGCCTCGATATAAACTCCCCCTACAGCGGACTCCTGCCGGCATCAGAGGTTTTTGGCAAGGAGAAAAGGGAACTTGGAAACGTCTTTGACATAGGCGATGTGCTCCTTTTAAGGGTAGTTGATGTGGACGAGGTCAAGAAGGTTAAACTGGGCCTTAAGGGCCGTGGGCTTGGAAAGTTCAGGGATGGGATTCTGGTATACATAACACCCACAAAGGTTCCAAGGCTCATAGGTAAGAGGGGATCCATGATAAACATGGTCAAGGAGAAGACCCACTGCGATATCGTTGTGGGCCAGAATGGAGTCGTCTGGATAAAGGGAGAACCCGACATGGAGAGGATAGCCGAGAGGGTCATCCTGATGATAGACCGTGAAGCCCACACATCAGGACTCACAGACCGTGTAAGGGAACTTCTGGACAGACTCACCGGTGCGGAACCCACAACAGGGGATGAGGATGACGGGTCTGAAGTGGTTGAAGGAGAGGCTCCAGTTGAGGATGCTGAAGAGCTGAAAGAAGAAACAGAAAACCCTGAGAACACCGAAGAAGATGAAGAAGAATTATCCGAGGGCGAAGAATCAGGGCATGAAGAAGTTGAGGATGAAAATAATTCCGAGGAACCGAGGTGA
- a CDS encoding GNAT family N-acetyltransferase, with protein MVDIILVAVPQTESEIESIRRFLFDMIRREFGYGYIPEYHRDIMEFREHYLNPPGNTFISASLGGKVIGTLGLRAYDREFEDLNYDPETTAGLWRVFVHEDYRRRGVASLLVGIAEAHAARMGYQMMYLHTHKHLRGALEFWLSMGYRVVLDTGNELSTVHMEKTIKPREYSLMEFYEAPGVDLRKLTSHSDQNKRGGTGHQMTFF; from the coding sequence GTGGTTGATATTATTCTGGTTGCCGTTCCCCAAACAGAAAGTGAAATTGAATCCATAAGAAGATTCCTGTTTGATATGATCAGGCGGGAATTTGGCTACGGTTACATACCCGAGTACCACAGGGATATCATGGAATTCAGGGAACACTATCTCAATCCACCAGGGAACACCTTCATCTCTGCATCTCTGGGTGGAAAGGTAATCGGGACCCTGGGACTCCGCGCCTATGACCGTGAATTTGAGGACCTCAATTATGATCCAGAGACGACAGCGGGTCTATGGAGGGTCTTCGTGCATGAGGACTACAGGAGAAGGGGAGTTGCATCACTCCTTGTTGGTATCGCAGAGGCCCATGCAGCCAGAATGGGGTACCAGATGATGTACCTACATACCCACAAACATTTGAGGGGTGCGCTTGAATTCTGGCTCTCGATGGGTTACAGGGTGGTCCTGGACACCGGGAACGAACTCAGCACAGTCCACATGGAGAAAACCATTAAACCACGTGAATACTCCCTTATGGAATTCTATGAGGCTCCTGGAGTGGATCTCAGGAAATTAACTTCTCATTCTGATCAGAATAAAAGAGGAGGAACAGGGCATCAGATGACATTTTTTTGA
- a CDS encoding DUF3194 domain-containing protein, whose translation MSLKKLSDGDLDEISSFLYNTISDFILERVSAKEIVDIEITVSAEYTDRLDIDITVELHLDELSDADPQIVDEAVDAAYEALESFLEGYRE comes from the coding sequence TTGAGCCTTAAAAAACTCAGTGACGGGGATCTGGATGAGATATCCAGTTTCCTGTATAACACCATTTCTGATTTTATACTTGAGAGGGTCTCAGCAAAGGAGATAGTTGATATTGAGATAACTGTGAGTGCTGAATACACCGACAGGCTGGACATTGATATCACAGTCGAGCTTCATCTCGACGAACTCTCAGATGCTGACCCCCAGATTGTTGATGAGGCAGTGGATGCTGCTTACGAGGCACTGGAATCCTTCCTTGAAGGGTACAGGGAATGA
- the rnp2 gene encoding ribonuclease P protein component 2, whose product MKILPPTLRNPKRYIAFELISERELSRDEIVSLIWDSCLKLHGECETSNFRLWLMKLWRCDFPDAVRMRGVLQCQRGYEGKVMAALTAAHHHSGARLVFHILGLSGTVRSATQKFIKPSKKDKY is encoded by the coding sequence ATGAAGATACTACCCCCCACCCTCAGGAACCCAAAGAGGTACATCGCCTTTGAACTCATATCAGAGAGGGAGCTCTCAAGGGATGAAATCGTATCCCTCATATGGGACAGCTGCCTCAAACTCCACGGGGAATGTGAAACATCAAATTTCCGTTTATGGCTCATGAAACTCTGGCGATGCGATTTCCCGGATGCAGTAAGGATGAGGGGCGTGCTTCAGTGCCAGAGGGGATATGAGGGAAAGGTTATGGCTGCCCTCACAGCGGCACACCACCACAGCGGGGCAAGGCTGGTATTCCATATACTGGGACTCTCCGGGACGGTGCGTTCTGCAACACAAAAGTTTATTAAACCTTCCAAGAAAGATAAATACTGA
- the rrp41 gene encoding exosome complex exonuclease Rrp41 produces the protein MIGIITQDQLKTSPTLREDGRAFDELRPLKIEAGILERADGSSYLEFGGNKILVAVYGPREAQIRKLQRPDRAVIRCRYNMAPFSVEERKRPGPDRRSVEISKITAEALRPALILERFPRSVIDVFIEVLEAEGGTRCAGITAASVALADAGIPMRDMVVACAAGKVNDQVVLDLSEEEDKAGQADVPVAILPRTREITLLQSDGNLSEDEFERALDLAVDGCLRIHEVQKEALRKRYGE, from the coding sequence GTGATTGGTATCATCACACAGGATCAGCTGAAAACCTCCCCCACTCTCAGGGAGGACGGAAGGGCATTTGATGAACTCAGACCCCTGAAAATTGAGGCAGGAATACTTGAAAGGGCTGACGGTTCATCCTACCTTGAATTTGGAGGCAACAAGATACTCGTAGCTGTCTACGGGCCAAGGGAGGCACAGATAAGGAAGCTGCAGCGACCTGACAGGGCAGTTATAAGGTGCAGGTACAACATGGCACCATTCTCTGTTGAGGAGAGAAAGAGGCCTGGTCCCGACAGGCGCTCTGTTGAGATTTCCAAGATAACCGCAGAGGCCCTGAGGCCTGCCCTGATACTTGAAAGGTTTCCAAGGTCCGTCATAGATGTATTCATAGAGGTTCTTGAGGCAGAGGGCGGTACAAGGTGCGCGGGCATCACGGCAGCATCAGTGGCCCTTGCAGATGCCGGAATACCCATGAGGGACATGGTTGTCGCCTGCGCTGCAGGTAAGGTAAACGACCAGGTTGTTCTTGACCTCTCTGAGGAGGAGGACAAGGCCGGGCAGGCTGATGTACCGGTTGCAATCCTACCAAGGACACGTGAGATCACACTCCTCCAGAGCGATGGAAACCTGTCAGAGGATGAATTTGAAAGGGCCCTTGACCTGGCAGTGGATGGTTGCCTCAGAATACATGAGGTTCAGAAAGAGGCCCTCAGAAAGAGGTATGGTGAATAA
- the rnp3 gene encoding ribonuclease P protein component 3 translates to MKFSDFHEDAQITGSSRQMKFFDFHIQAADHDSSLRLLSEASRLGYHGAVLVCPDETYSRLQPEIELLRDNPEIRGLEVATGVMINASNPPDMRRKVNRFRRKADVVYVSGGDLKVNRAACENPRVDVLSAPYSSRRDAGMNHVLAREAARNRVAVELVTSDITGSWLKVRARVLEYFRDILKLHRKFHFPLLLSSRASSIYDLRTPRDLMNLAACFGMSTHEVRGALSSTPSSIIEYSRKRPLMIADGVRLVDDEELD, encoded by the coding sequence ATGAAATTCTCTGACTTCCACGAGGATGCTCAAATAACCGGGTCATCCAGGCAGATGAAATTCTTTGACTTCCACATCCAGGCAGCTGACCATGATTCCAGTCTGAGACTTCTTTCTGAGGCTTCCCGCCTCGGGTACCATGGGGCTGTCCTGGTATGCCCTGATGAGACCTACAGCAGGCTCCAGCCAGAGATTGAACTCCTGAGGGATAACCCTGAAATCAGGGGGCTTGAGGTGGCAACCGGTGTCATGATAAACGCCTCGAACCCCCCGGATATGAGGCGCAAGGTTAACCGCTTCAGGAGGAAGGCCGACGTTGTATACGTTTCAGGGGGGGACCTGAAGGTGAACCGCGCGGCCTGTGAGAACCCCAGGGTGGATGTCCTCTCAGCACCTTACTCCTCAAGGAGGGACGCTGGCATGAACCATGTCCTTGCAAGGGAGGCTGCAAGGAACAGGGTTGCAGTTGAACTTGTCACCAGTGATATCACTGGCTCATGGCTCAAGGTAAGGGCGAGGGTTCTTGAGTATTTCAGGGATATCCTTAAACTCCACAGAAAATTCCATTTTCCACTCTTACTCTCAAGCAGGGCATCATCAATATATGACCTCCGCACACCCCGTGACCTCATGAACCTGGCAGCGTGCTTTGGCATGAGCACCCATGAGGTTAGAGGGGCACTCTCATCAACACCATCCTCCATAATCGAATACTCACGCAAACGCCCCCTCATGATTGCAGATGGTGTGAGGCTCGTGGATGATGAAGAACTGGATTGA
- a CDS encoding prefoldin subunit beta — MELPQNVQHQLAQFQQLQQQAQAISVQKQTVEMQINETQKALDELSKAADDAEVFKSSGNILIKVDKGEITAELEEKLETLQLREKTIQRQEERVMKKLQEMQVNIQEAMKGAGINPGMGN; from the coding sequence ATGGAACTTCCACAGAATGTACAGCACCAGCTGGCCCAGTTCCAGCAGCTGCAGCAGCAGGCACAGGCAATATCTGTGCAGAAACAGACGGTTGAAATGCAGATTAATGAAACACAGAAGGCCCTTGATGAACTCTCAAAGGCTGCAGATGACGCTGAGGTATTCAAGAGTTCAGGAAACATCCTTATAAAGGTAGATAAGGGTGAAATCACAGCTGAACTTGAGGAGAAACTTGAAACTCTCCAGTTAAGGGAGAAAACCATCCAGCGACAGGAAGAACGTGTGATGAAAAAGCTGCAGGAGATGCAGGTTAACATCCAGGAAGCCATGAAGGGCGCCGGGATCAATCCAGGGATGGGTAACTAA
- a CDS encoding Brix domain-containing protein, producing MLLTTSRKPSQRTRSFSQRLSRIMGWRYVNRGKMSIRDVLIQAAGPVALVSERHGNPSRITFLGDRGGEMGYILFNPSFDIRGPERDSPAAGTRSCPPELKGICRLMGLEVDPEASGSVWELREGDDYPWVMELLDATGQPAGFKLLIRDFKAGD from the coding sequence ATGCTTCTTACAACATCCAGGAAGCCTTCCCAGCGAACAAGATCGTTTTCCCAGAGGCTCTCCAGGATAATGGGCTGGAGGTATGTTAACAGGGGTAAGATGAGTATCAGGGACGTGCTCATCCAGGCAGCCGGACCCGTGGCTCTTGTATCTGAAAGACATGGAAACCCCTCCAGGATAACTTTCCTTGGTGATAGGGGGGGCGAGATGGGTTACATCCTATTTAACCCATCCTTTGACATCAGGGGACCGGAGAGGGATTCACCCGCTGCAGGGACAAGGTCATGCCCCCCTGAGCTTAAAGGCATCTGCAGGCTCATGGGCCTTGAAGTTGATCCTGAGGCATCCGGGAGTGTCTGGGAGCTCAGGGAGGGTGATGATTACCCCTGGGTTATGGAGCTTCTTGATGCCACTGGCCAACCTGCAGGGTTCAAACTGCTGATAAGGGACTTTAAGGCCGGTGATTGA
- a CDS encoding RNA-binding protein, with amino-acid sequence MIHNISYRLMVYGTEDEEKVLEALRNIIPGAAPEREIAEGYHGNPITVLRGRVDRRRALREFTEKFIEVFRGRMDELEDRFDENGNLFIRLDKQEALEGIWKPVRHGDAIHLKIKVEAYPAKRDVAAENIRKLLE; translated from the coding sequence ATGATACACAACATCTCCTACCGCCTAATGGTTTACGGTACCGAGGACGAAGAAAAGGTCCTTGAGGCCCTCAGAAACATAATACCCGGAGCAGCACCTGAAAGGGAAATTGCAGAGGGCTACCATGGAAACCCCATCACAGTTTTAAGGGGCAGGGTGGACCGCAGAAGGGCTCTCAGAGAATTCACGGAAAAATTCATTGAGGTCTTCAGGGGCAGAATGGATGAACTTGAGGACAGGTTCGATGAAAACGGTAACCTGTTCATCCGTCTGGATAAACAGGAGGCCCTTGAGGGGATCTGGAAGCCTGTGAGGCACGGTGATGCAATACACCTCAAAATCAAGGTGGAGGCCTACCCTGCAAAGAGGGATGTTGCAGCGGAGAATATAAGGAAACTACTTGAATAA